The sequence GGCCGCTGGGCACCCAGACCGCCCGCGGGGACAGGCTCGACTCCGTCCCCGCATAGCCGGACAATGGCCGGATGCCGCTGTCACGCATGACCCTCCGCCGCTCCTACCAGGCGGCGGTGCTGCTGAGCGTGCTCGCCGTCGCCCCGCTGACCTGGGCGTGGCTGACCAGCTCCGGGCACCGGGCGGTCGCCGACTCCGCCCCCGGCTGGATGAGCGGGGTCCCCGGGGCTCCGGTGGCGCTGGTCCTGGGCGCGGCGGCATGGGGGACCACCCCCTCCCCCATGCTGGCCAGGCGACTGGACATCTCCGCCGAGCTGTACCGCGCGGGCAAGGTGAAGGCGATCCTGCTGTCGGGCGACAACAGCCGTGCCGGCTACGACGAGCCCACCGTGATGCGCGACTACCTGCTCGCCCGCCGCGTCCCCGCCGGCGCGCTCGTCCTCGACTACGCGGGCTTCGACACCTGGGACTCGTGCGTGCGGGCCCGCGACGTGTTCGGGGCCACCCGGCTGACCGTGGTCACCCAGGTCTTCCACCTGCCCAGGGCCGTCGCGCTGTGCCGTGCGGCGGGCCTGGAGACCTTCGGCGTCGGCGACGACTCGGCCCGGCGCTGGGTCTCCACCTACTCCTACGCGGCCCGCGAGTTCCTCGCCTCGGCGAAGGGCTTCCTCGACTCGGTGGTCCTCGACTCCGCCCCCGTCTTCCCCGGGCCGCGCGAGACCACCCTCGACGCCGTCCTCCGGCCGGGCTGAGCTCCTACCGGTACGGCGAGGGGCCCGCGCCGGGCGGAGGCTGCGGGGCGGGGCCGGGCGGGGCGTAGCCGGGCGGGGCGTAGCCGGGCGGGGCGTAGCCCCGGGCGTCCGGGGACGCCTGCCCGGCCGGCACCGGGAAGTGGGCGCGGGCGCCCGCCATGCACTCCAGCAGCGCGTGCTGCTCCTCGTTGAACGTGCGCTCACCGATCATGTGACGCCTGGCCCGCTCGTGCAGCAGGCCGAGCTCGGTGGCCGCGAGCTGGTAGTCGTTCATCGCCCGCAGCCCGGCCCGGCCGCCGTTCGTCCTGGCCCACTGCCTGGCCTGGCGGCGGCCCGGCAGCGAGGAGAGCATCGCGACGTCGTAGGGGCCGACCAGCCCCGTCGCCTGGTAGGCGGGCAGGTAGGTCTGGATGAGGGCGACGATGCGCTTGCGGTCGCGGAAGACGATCCCGATGAGGATGAAAAGCACGATCATCAGCAGCACGTAGGCGACGGCCAGGCCGCCGATGCCGACGTAGGAGGCGAAGCCGTTCCAGATCCCGTGCAGCAGCATCGCGCCGATCCAGCCGGCCGCGATCACCACGACCCGCCCCCGGCCCTGGCGCTGCGCGGCGTAGGCCACCGCGACACCGATCATCGAGGTGAACAGCGGATGCGCGAACGGCGACAGGATCCCCCTGAGCACGACGGTCACCGCCAGCCCCTGCGCGCCCATGTCGTCGAGCGCGGCCACGTAGTAGCTGACGTTCTCGCTCATCGCGAAGCCGAGGCCGACCATGCTGGCGTAGATGATGCCGTCGGTGGGCCCGTCGAGCTCGGCCCGCTTGAACCTGAGCAGGCCCAGCAGGACCAGCCCCTTCATCGTCTCCTCGACCACGGGGGCGCCGAAGGTGGCGGCGATGTTGCGCGAGCTGTCATAGCCCAGCCGGACGGTGTTCTCGATGTAGATCAGGTTGAAGGAGTTGACGAGGCCCGCGACCAGGACCGCCACACCCGCCCCCCAGGCGAACGCGAAGATCAGGTTGCTCCGCGGCTCCGGCTCCATGCGGTCCAGCGCGAGCACGGCGGCCAGCAGCACCGGGACCGGGGCGAGGGCCAGGGCCAGGGCGATGAAGAAGTAGACCGGGTCACCGTTCAGCACGTCGAACGAGAACGACGCCAGCGCGCACAGACCGGTCACGACAAGACCGGCGATCAGTGCGACAGACGGGCGGTCCTTGAACACCCACCGAGGATCACGGCTTGCCATGTGGCAACCGTAACCGATCAAACACGACGTGTCCCCCCTCCCTCTCCCGCGGCCGGCGGCCACCCGGGGACACCGCCGTCACGCGGATCGGGGGGCCGGGCGTCACGGGCGCGGAGGAGGGCCGGGAAAGGGCGAGGCCGCGGGGGCGCATGCCGTACCTGGAGCGCTCAGACGAGCATCGAGTCGACGGCGACGGCGAGGAAGAGCAGCGCCAGGTAGGCGTTGGACCAGTGGAAGAAGCGCATCGGGCGCAGGTCCACGCCGGTCTTGCCCGCGTTGACCCGGCCGAGCAGGCGGTAGACCTCCCACAGGCAGGCGGCGCCGAGGACGACGGCCACGGCGGGGTAGAGCAGGGTGGTCCCGGCGATCGGCCACAGCAGCAGCGAGCAGGCCACCGTCGCCCAGGTGTAGGCGATGCTCTCCAGCACCACGCGGCGCTCGGTGGCGACCACCGGGAGCATGGGGACCTTCGCCGCGGCGTAGTCCTCCTTGTAGCGCATGGCGAGGGTCCAGGTGTGCGGCGGGGTCCAGAAGAACACCACGCCGAACAGCACCAGCGGGGCCCAGTCGAGGCTGCCCGTGATACCGGCCCAGCCGATCAGCACCGGCATGCACCCCGCCAGGCCTCCCCACACCACGTTCTGGGAGGTCCGCCGCTTCAGGATCATCGAGTAGACGAGGACGTAGAACAGGTTCGCCGCCAGCGACAGGCCGGCCGCGAGCCAA comes from Streptosporangium roseum DSM 43021 and encodes:
- a CDS encoding SanA/YdcF family protein — protein: MPLSRMTLRRSYQAAVLLSVLAVAPLTWAWLTSSGHRAVADSAPGWMSGVPGAPVALVLGAAAWGTTPSPMLARRLDISAELYRAGKVKAILLSGDNSRAGYDEPTVMRDYLLARRVPAGALVLDYAGFDTWDSCVRARDVFGATRLTVVTQVFHLPRAVALCRAAGLETFGVGDDSARRWVSTYSYAAREFLASAKGFLDSVVLDSAPVFPGPRETTLDAVLRPG
- a CDS encoding PrsW family intramembrane metalloprotease, with the protein product MASRDPRWVFKDRPSVALIAGLVVTGLCALASFSFDVLNGDPVYFFIALALALAPVPVLLAAVLALDRMEPEPRSNLIFAFAWGAGVAVLVAGLVNSFNLIYIENTVRLGYDSSRNIAATFGAPVVEETMKGLVLLGLLRFKRAELDGPTDGIIYASMVGLGFAMSENVSYYVAALDDMGAQGLAVTVVLRGILSPFAHPLFTSMIGVAVAYAAQRQGRGRVVVIAAGWIGAMLLHGIWNGFASYVGIGGLAVAYVLLMIVLFILIGIVFRDRKRIVALIQTYLPAYQATGLVGPYDVAMLSSLPGRRQARQWARTNGGRAGLRAMNDYQLAATELGLLHERARRHMIGERTFNEEQHALLECMAGARAHFPVPAGQASPDARGYAPPGYAPPGYAPPGPAPQPPPGAGPSPYR
- a CDS encoding heme o synthase, which encodes MVLTDKQSTAPSATGTADTVAPRSFGDVVKAYVALTKPRIIELLLITTLPVMFLAARGLPPLWIAVSTLVFGTLSAGSANALNCYIDRDIDAAMRRTRRRPLARDQVPPANALIFGVVLGVLSTLGLGLTVNWLAAGLSLAANLFYVLVYSMILKRRTSQNVVWGGLAGCMPVLIGWAGITGSLDWAPLVLFGVVFFWTPPHTWTLAMRYKEDYAAAKVPMLPVVATERRVVLESIAYTWATVACSLLLWPIAGTTLLYPAVAVVLGAACLWEVYRLLGRVNAGKTGVDLRPMRFFHWSNAYLALLFLAVAVDSMLV